The Micromonas commoda chromosome 16, complete sequence genome has a window encoding:
- a CDS encoding predicted protein: MAHMQKVICERMARASATSEDGMSRQLYRAALGTLPRGGGNGDDIRLGILQLMRENGIKEGHRPGIEDPFIAQWHQKLHSNTTVDDIYICEAYLHFLHTGNWDDFWTHLWDNHGLTREDLAAMKAGWRTDGITGPGNHLPQLINPMKHFYWILRITHGGGNMDSAMDFARGKMPEDVQNEIYDLLANRDEYWAPNKIVELRERLSGTWRYGDVTERDVVLLDIAMEKFYRQKIEGLDLTGWDYDARLGQLEMSIRNVLVGQDFDRLVTAYDFFRKANGGENGLTRWSPEWAKVMDAALESVSLAMEHHMDQLCELVQHPADVIGEQAQCDPAYITNFGEELADVQGVDYSAAPVVILSAKLGGLEDIPPGVAAVLTAAPVDLLSHIAIRARQTGVLLAAMPDPAGWEALVARAGQGVKIEVVGEEIKVSESELGAAAVVSASSSTAGAPKLTLVPKADTADWLVTPDKYAPGVVGGKSSSLAKLGVSPAIATFGAAVPASTALPFNAFEKALAADPATNAKVTAALSAVAAADAAGDAAARRAALDAMRSTIAYDLAMPDDLVAPLAAAAAAYGNTCAPADVYQAVKKVWASKWNERAFLSRKACGVPDDSLHMATLLMEVVPAEHAFVLHTANPLTGDAGEVFGEVCVGLGEALVGNEPGSALSFTAAKTPGSIPMVKQLPSKPIAHRTPYTTMIVRSDSNGEDLEGFAGAGLYDSVTVVATEESVVRYADEPLVWDEPMRTRLMSRLAELAVAVEAEMGCPQDIEGCVVGEHIYVLQSRNQVL, translated from the exons ATGGCTCACATGCAGAAGGTCATCTGCGAGcgcatggcgcgcgcgtccgcaaCCTCCGAGGACGGCATGTCTCGACAGCTGTACCGCGCCGCTTTGGGCACgctgcctcgcggcggcggcaacggcgacgacatccGCCTCGGCATCCTGCAGCTTATGCGCGAGAACGGCATCAAGGAGGGGCACCGCCCGGGTATCGAGGACCCGTTCATCGCGCAGTGGCACCAGAAGCTCCACTCCAACACCACAGTCGATGACATCTACATCTGCGAGGCGTACCTCCACTTCCTCCACACCGGCAACTGGGACGATTTCTGGACGCACCTGTGGGACAACCACGGTTTGACccgcgaggacctcgcggcgatgaaggctGGCTGGCGCACCGACGGCATCACCGGCCCCGGCAACCACCTCCCGCAGCTCATCAACCCCATGAAGCATTTTTACTGGATCCTTCGCATcacccacggcggcggcaacatGGATTCCGCGATGGATTTCGCCAGGGGGAAGATGCCCGAAGACGTTCAGAACGAGATCTACGACCTCCTCGCCAACAGGGACGAGTACTGGGCCCCCAACAAGATTGTCGAGCTGCGCGAACGCCTCTCCGGCACCTGGAGGTACGGGGACGTGACCGAAAGAGACGTGGTTTTACTCGACATCGCCATGGAGAAGTTCTACAGGCAAAAGATCGAGGGCTTGGACTTAACCGGGTGGGACTacgacgcgaggctcggcCAGCTCGAGATGTCCATCCGCAACGTGCTGGTGGGCCAAGATTTCGACAGGCTCGTCACCGCGTACGACTTTTTCCGAAAGGCAAACGGGGGCGAGAACGGTTTGACCCGCTGGAGCCCCGAGTGGGCCAAGgtcatggacgcggcgctcgagtccGTCTCGCTCGCCATGGAACACCACATGGACCAGCTGTGCGAACTCGTCCAGcaccccgccgacgtcatcggcgagCAAGCGCAGTGCGATCCCGCGTACATCACGAATTTCGGCGAGGAA ctcgcggacgtccaAGGCGTGGACTactccgccgccccggtgGTCATCCTCTCGGCCAAACTGGGCGGGCTGGAAGATATcccccccggcgtcgccgccgtgctcaccgccgcgcccgtcgactTGCTGTCGCACATCGCGATCCGCGCGAGGCAGACCGGggtgctcctcgccgcgatgccggACCCCGCCGGCTGGGAGGCGTTGGTCGCGAGAGCAGGCCAGGGCGTCAAGATCGaagtcgtcggcgaggagattAAGGTTTCCGAGTCGGAGCTCGGGGCGGCTGCTGTGGTGTCtgcgtcctcctcgaccgcgggcgcgcccaaGCTCACGCTCGTCCCCAAGGCGGACACCGCGGACTGGCTCGTGACTCCGGATAAGTacgcccccggcgtcgtgggcggTAAGTCGTCTtcgctcgccaagctcggcgtctccccggcgatcgcgaccttcggcgccgccgttcccgcgtccaccgctTTGCCTTTCAACGCGTTCGAGAAGGCTCTGGCGGCTGATCCCGCGACTAACGCCAAGGTGACCGCCGCTTtatccgccgtcgccgccgcggacgccgccggcgacgccgccgctcgccgcgccgccctcgacgcgatgcgaTCGACCATCGCGTACGATCTCGCGATGcccgacgacctcgtcgcgcccctcgccgccgccgcggctgcgtaCGGGAACAcgtgcgcgcccgccgacgtctACCAGGCTGTCAAGAAGGTGTGGGCGTCCAAGTGGAACGAACGCGCGTTCCTCTCGCGGAAAGCCTGCGGCGTGCCGGACGATTCGCTGCACATGGCGACGTTGCTCATGGAGGTTGTCCCCGCGGAGCACGCGTTCGTGCTGCACACGGCGAACCcgctcaccggcgacgccggcgaggtgtTCGGCGAGGTGTGCGTCGGGTTGGGCGAGGCGTTGGTCGGTAACGAGCCGGGAAGCGCGCTGTCCTTCACGGCGGCCAAGACCCCAGGTTCAATCCCGATGGTTAAACAGCTGCCTTCCAAACCCATCGCGCACCGAACGCCGTACACCACGATGATAGTTCGCTCCGACTCGAACGGCGAAGATCTCGAGGGCTTCGCGGGTGCCGGACTGTACGATTCCGTCACCGTCGTGGCCACCGAGGAGAGCGTCGTGAGGTACGCCGACGAACCGTTGGTTTGGGACGAGCCGATGAGGACGCGGCTGATGTCCaggctcgccgagctggcagtcgcggtggaggctgAGATGGGATGCCCGCAGGACATCGAGGGgtgcgtcgtcggcgagcacaTCTACGTGCTTCAGAGCAGGAACCAGGTGCTGTGa
- a CDS encoding predicted protein, protein MAALCQAVGSFLRPVAASSSAGASRPGRGVTRSLTGLAAPRGPAQRSYGDQVHSVGFPPVPPPGVALDRRGASAVPARAYADDYGGGTMNQAPGYGGGTMNQAGSPAPPTVEWDPRNANTVTVIGNTGMDPEMTMFDTGACVARVSLAVRGKKPMSPGGMDPAGANNADDGATTWLDVEAWNDEARQLCDHVAKGRQIMVTGRLKENVWTDKATGQRRSRIKVSAYSFAFVAPYNGANGVNGGGVNGGAYRPDDPYANQAVAATVPPPQQQQQRMQQQRQASATMMGGDVVGEKDDLWREVLDNPDAWWDNRERKSAPGGNPRYPDFKHKDTQTPLWIESRDTPRWAIDALVGGGGGGGAPMAAGVGAGQPGSDADGFEPYYAGGGSVPGGGGGYGDLAGAPSGGGVDYSRPYGDVAYEPAKPFDDDEPPF, encoded by the coding sequence ATGGCTGCGCTCTGCCAGGCCGTCGGCTCCTTCctccgccccgtcgcggcgtcctcatccgcgggcgcgtcccgccccggccgcggcgtcaccCGCTCGCTGAcgggcctcgccgcccctcgcggacCCGCCCAGCGATCGTACGGTGATCAGGTCCACTCGGTGGGATTCCCGCCGGTGCCCccgccgggcgtcgcgctcgaccgccgcggcgcctccgcggtgcccgcgcgcgcgtacgccgacgacTACGGCGGCGGAACCATGAACCAGGCCCCGGGCTACGGCGGCGGAACCATGAACCAGGCCGGcagccccgccccgcccaccGTGGAGTGGGATCCCCGCAACGCCAACACCGTCACCGTCATCGGCAACACGGGCATGGACCCGGAGATGACCATGTTCGACacgggcgcgtgcgtcgctcgcgtgtcgctcgcggtgcgcggAAAGAAGCCGATGAGCCCCGGCGGGATGGACCCCGCGGGTGCCAAcaacgcggacgacggcgccaccACGTGGCTGGACGTGGAGGCTTGgaacgacgaggcgcgccagctgtgcgatCACGTCGCCAAAGGGCGCCAGATCATGGTCACCGGTCGACTCAAGGAGAACGTGTGGACGGACAAGGCGACGGGGCAGAGGCGATCGCGCATCAAGGTGAGCGCGTACTcgttcgcgttcgtcgcACCTTAcaacggcgcgaacggcgttaacggcggcggcgtcaacggAGGCGCCTATCGCCCCGACGATCCGTACGCCAAccaggcggtggcggcgacggtgcccccgccccagcagcagcagcagcggatgcagcagcagcgacaggcgtcggcgacgatgatgggcggcgacgtggtcgGCGAGAAGGACGACCTCTggcgcgaggtgctcgatAACCCGGACGCGTGGTGGGATAACCGCGAGCGCAAAAGCGCGCCGGGGGGTAATCCCCGCTACCCCGATTTCAAGCACAAGGATACGCAGACGCCGCTGTGGATCGAATCCAGGGacacgccgcggtgggcgatcgacgccctggtcggtggcggcggcggcggcggcgcaccgatggcggcgggcgtcggagCCGGCCAGCCGGgatcggacgcggacggcttCGAGCCGTAttacgccggcggcggttccgtgcccggcggcggcggcggctacggcgacctcgcgggtGCTCCctccggcggaggcgtcgatTACTCGCGACCGTACGGGGACGTCGCGTACGAACCCGCGAAgcccttcgacgacgacgaaccccCGTTCTGa
- a CDS encoding predicted protein has product MDAVLSAVREMTNAGIEPTESTYVAVMLAARNNPSVGPGRAIDVYDAAVANGFAFSSRTFDLAMECAVRSKRVADALKIKEDMERAGLTTTPRTYAVLLNLLVNTDVGKRRGPKPRLIRTCKLFEEMLANNVAPPPAAFNSLIVAAKRAKQPDLVARSFQEMVNAGVRPSRETYETTLAAVSAGGMADVALEVFGRMRRDGFKPRKSTYNSLLEACASAPQPRAEQAFEIYHAMVADGAIAPNKRTFVLLIDAATRAGKPELAFDAFDAMKKCVTAVTAVTDVTDVTDADDVVGLDVYNRLIHACAARGFDGLRRALELFEEVKTSRSLEPDEYTYGSVLGACAAAGDAATADALVAEMSTRGVGHNRVTRHAYITALGRAGRWEDALDQFATLQSVRGGSGDERRGKSFQSSLSPDGLRDTQGASRESFSLMFDALLGGAGAEAAIASCALEPGGGDAFMRSERAAAARAVFREGVERGVYEDPILGLDTSLDVSVDLVADFLEEGEDGGRSAPPGEKTRASAQPLRVSFMSMTRSESIVATMVLLESFAAPSAGALPSGLFIGAGPGTRGNAQRRMLAVESVLRAASLRCETIEDPRTYVIGVSNADLAEWVKRHVGAFDENRARIDARVNA; this is encoded by the coding sequence atggacgcggtgctcTCCGCGGTGCGCGAGATGACCAACGCGGGTATCGAACCCACGGAGTCCACGTACGTCGCGGTGATGTTAGCCGCTCGGAACAACCCGTCCGTGGGTCCCGGCCGGGCCATCGACGTgtacgacgcggcggtggccaacgGATTTGCGTTTTCATCGCGAACGTTCGACTTGGCGATGGAATGCGCCGTCCGTTCCAAGCGAGTCGCCGACGCTCTCAAGATAAAGGAGGACATGGAGCGCGCCGGCTTAACCACCACGCCTCGCACGTACGCCGTGTTGCTCAACCTCCTCGTCAACACCGACGTGGGCAAGCGACGGGGTCCGAAGCCCCGGCTGATTCGCACGTGCAAGCTCTTCGAGGAGATGCTCGCGAAtaacgtcgcgccgccgccggcggcgttcaactcgctcatcgtcgccgccaaacGCGCGAAGCAACCCGACTTGGTCGCCAGGAGCTTCCAGGAGATGGTCAACGCGGGCGTGAGACCGAGCCGGGAGACGTACgagacgacgctcgcggcggtgagcgcggggggcatggcggacgtcgcgctcgaggtttTCGGTCGAATGCGGCGGGACGGGTTTAAACCGCGAAAGTCCACGTACAACTCGCTGCtcgaggcgtgcgcgtccgCTCCGCAGCCCAGGGCGGAGCAGGCGTTCGAGATATACCACGCCATGGtggccgacggcgcgatcgcgcccaaCAAGAGGACGTTCGTCCTGCTCAtagacgcggcgacgcgagcggggaAACCGGAGCTCGCcttcgacgccttcgacgcgaTGAAGAAATGTGTGACGGCCGTAACGGCCGTAACGGACGTGACGGacgtgacggacgcggacgacgtcgtcggcctcgacgtGTACAACAGGCTCAtccacgcgtgcgccgccagGGGCTTCGACGGCCTGCGCCGGGCGCTCGAGCTCTTCGAGGAGGTCaagacgtcgcgctcgctcgagcccgacgaGTACACGTACGGCTCCGTCCTCGgagcctgcgccgccgcgggggacgccgccaccgcggacgcgctcgtcgccgagatgtCAACGAGAGGCGTGGGGCACAACAGGGTCACCAGGCACGCGTACATCACCGCGCTGGGGAGGGCGGGTCGGTGGGAAGACGCTTTGGATCAATTCGCGACGCTTCAATCCGTCCGGGGAGGGTCCGGggacgaacgccgcggaAAGTCCTTTCAGTCGTCGCTCTCTCCCGACGGCCTTCGAGACACGCAaggggcgtcgagggagtCGTTCTCGCTGATGTTCGACGCGTTactcgggggcgcgggggccgaggcggccatcgcgtcgtgcgcgcttgaacccggcggcggcgacgcgttcatgCGGTccgagcgagccgccgccgcgcgggcggttttccgcgagggcgtggaGCGCGGGGTGTACGAGGATCCCATCTTGGGTCTGGACACGTCTCTGGACGTGTCCgttgacctcgtcgccgacttTTTGGAAGAGGGGGAGGATGGCggacggagcgcgccgcccggagAAAAGACCAGGGCGTCCGCGCAGCCCCTGCGCGTGTCCTTCATGAGCATGACCCGATCCGAGTCCATCGTGGCGACGATGGTCCTCCTCGagtccttcgcggcgccgtccgccggCGCTCTCCCGTCCGGTCTGTtcatcggcgcgggtcccggcACGAGGGGTAACGCGCAGCGTCGCATGCTCGCGGTGGAGTCCgtgctgcgcgcggcgtcgctgagGTGCGAGACGATTGAAGATCCCCGAACGTACGTCATCGGGGTGTCGAACGCCGACTTGGCGGAGTGGGTGAAGAGGcacgtcggcgcgttcgacgagaACAGGGCGCggatcgacgcgagggtcAACGCGTGA
- a CDS encoding predicted protein, producing the protein MGKAKKQVLDDDDAVFAQRAVELKDEAQKLKDARNFAKAASAYQQCIELVGASNPGAADLFAAKSQCHLALRHWADVVADATRALKIAPKNVDALVSRARAYQATGQEKKAKADAQSAAASDGANADAKALLESFEPKKPVAGLGGMSLDKPSKPAAKSKADQQAEQEEELRKKQAALILKQRQEAEARRQAQQRSWGPPVTVKAVAGADVRTFVVPTMIAHKDLMSALQKKFPDVSAFTVRYSAPDGTLKPVSSRHDFATAVAAAQGGDNKGKPAANLYGGLHPVRLIISELTRLDAPACDDEGAEQGAEGSTSGQQLAPNEVVEIDEWILDFAALFREHLGIDAEAHLDLHAEGLDKCNHALEPQVSAEDADAVLDDAAQKFQEAAALALFNWGNVHMCAARKAMDGGRDPPLEEGGPPGAAVATADNRDEVIDRLDQAKSRYEAALGVKPDFHDATIALAQRRYERARLLTAAAGLSGAGESPAEGNADSDEAEAEFSGACADFDAVLAILPEDPPKPEKEPEKKEEKKEGEEEEAEQPSMRAQVQVMWGNTLFEQSQMRARLGKEWRPLLDVAVEKFKGAGCAEADIEQALKVHRGVRAEKEA; encoded by the exons ATGGGAAAGGCCAAGAAGcaggtcctcgacgacgacgacgccgtcttcgcgcagcgcgccgtcgaactCAAGG ACGAGGCGCAGAAGCTCAAGGACGCGCGCAACTTCGCCAAGGCTGCCTCGGCGTACCAGCAGTGcatcgagctcgtcggcgcgtccaacccgggcgcggcggatctcTTCGCCGCGAAATCCCAGTgccacctcgcgctccgACACTgggccgacgtcgtcgccgacgccacccgcgcgctcaaGATCGCCCCGAagaacgtcgacgccctcgtctcgcgcgcccgggcgTACCAGGCCACGGGGcaggagaagaaggccaaggctgacgctcaatcagccgccgcgtcagATGGCGCAAACGCAGACGCCAAGGCTCTGCTGGAATCCTTCGAGCCCAAGaagcccgtcgccggcctcggGGGCATGTCCCTCGACAAGCCGTCCAAGCCGGCCGCCAAGAGCAAGGCGGATCAACAAGccgagcaggaggaggagctccgcaagaagcaggcggcgctcatcCTCAAGCAGAGgcaggaggcggaggctcggAGGCAGGCGCAGCAGCGGTCGTGGGGGCCCCCGGTGACGGTGAaagccgtcgcgggcgccgatgTTCGCACGTTCGTCGTGCCGACGATGATTGCGCACAAGGACCTGATGAGCGCGCTGCAGAAGAAGTTCCCGGACGTCTCCGCGTTCACCGTCAGGTACTCGGcacccgacggcaccctcaaGCCCGTCTCCAGCAGGCACGACTTCGCCacagccgtcgccgccgcgcaagGCGGTGACAACAAGGGCAAGCCCGCGGCTAACCTCTACGGAGGCTTACACCCGGTGAGGCTCATCATCTCCGAGCTCACCCGGctggacgcgcccgcgtgcgacgacgagggtgccgagcaGGGTGCCGAGGGAAGCACCAGCGGCCAGCAGCTCGCGCCCAACGAGGTTGTCGAGATCGACGAGTGGATCCTCgacttcgccgcgctcttccGAGAGCAcctcggcatcgacgccgaggcgcaccTCGATCTTCACGCCGAG GGTCTGGACAAGTGCAaccacgcgctcgagccgcagGTGTCTGCcgaagacgccgacgccgtcctcgacgacgccgcgcagaaATTCCaggaggcggccgcgctcgccctcttCAACTGGGGCAACGTGCACatgtgcgccgcgcgcaaggCTATGGACGGCGGCCGCGATCCCCccctcgaggagggcggtccccccggcgccgccgtcgccaccgccgataACCGCGACGAGGTCATCGATCGTCTCGACCAGGCCAAGTCTCGGTACGAGGCGGCGTTGGGCGTCAAGCCCGATTTCCACGACGCcaccatcgcgctcgcgcagagGCGctacgagcgcgcgcgtttgctgaccgccgcggctggcctcagcggcgcgggcgagtcgCCGGCCGAGGGCAACGCGGAtagcgacgaggccgaggctgaaTTCTCCGGAGCGTGCGCCGACTtcgacgccgtgctcgccATTCTTCCGGAAGATCCCCCCAAGCCCGAGAAGGAgcccgagaagaaggaggagaagaaggagggcgaggaggaggaggcggagcagcCGAGCATGCGAGCGCAGGTTCAGGTCATGTGGGGAAACACCCTGTTCGAGCAGTCGCAGATGCGCGCCAGGCTCGGGAAGGAGTGGCGgcccctcctcgacgtcgccgtcgaaaaGTTTAAAGGGGCGGGGTGCGCAGAGGCGGACATCGAGCAGGCGCTCAaggttcaccgcggcgtgcgcgccgagaAGGAAGCGTGA
- a CDS encoding predicted protein: MPMNWNVTEAKKVGESLATDGSGKMIRHFTIETAVSELEFAFLTKGSDVPYTGFYNVEYYDEKDSGAPVRFVMPSREFIITKYVEKEIDMPPWESSTWDPSPSCRSGDPNEDLTLPAKMNMNHALFNERDRAIVDAVIEGEIQGINATGLTSPWRSRKLQSFSLLMDMILRMINDIQARAAVAPNCDPEGTCYGNGATTTVFEFNFKKLAFGISAWDAGCGLESIGFEADCPYGSTCYGKCAGTTPALCKSKYDMTCEIGIKINPINSIRDSTIRDALNRFLPNAEAGVKLGYTFASKTVSITAYGSFQAGHMGRRRQMLAAGDAPFSELSSDAYAEWDELEQEAIYQAHKRKLSSYSGDRELLWGKWGIAASVEGTGRYTIPTKQFSFAVSVSGEVCLFFCFGVSASIDTA; encoded by the coding sequence ATGCCCATGAATTGGAACGTCACCGAGGCGAAGAAAGTCGGCGAGTCGTTGGCAACCGATGGCTCCGGGAAAATGATCAGGCACTTCACGATCGAGACCGCCGTCAGCGAGCTTGAATTCGCCTTCCTCACAAAGGGTTCCGACGTTCCGTACACTGGCTTCTACAATGTCGAATACTACGACGAGAAGGATTCAGGCGCCCCCGTGCGATTCGTCATGCCCTCACGCGAGTTCATCATCACGAAATATGTCGAGAAGGAAATCGATATGCCTCCTTGGGAGTCTTCCACGTGGGACCCTTCCCCTTCATGCAGAAGCGGCGACCCCAACGAGGACCTCACCCTCCCGGCGAAGATGAACATGAACCATGCTCTGTTCAACGAAAGAGATCGCGCAATCGTCGATGCCGTGATCGAAGGTGAGATCCAAGGTATTAACGCCACCGGCCTTACGAGCCCTTGGAGATCACGCAAACTCCAGAGTTTCAGTTTACTCATGGATATGATTTTGAGGATGATAAATGATATACAAGCGAGAGCCGCGGTGGCTCCCAATTGCGATCCTGAGGGCACGTGCTACGGAAACGGAGCGACCACCACCGTCTTCGAGTTCAATTTCAAAAAGCTCGCATTCGGCATCAGCGCTTGGGACGCTGGATGCGGCCTTGAATCCATCGGTTTTGAGGCTGATTGCCCATATGGCTCGACGTGCTACGGGAAGTGCGCGGGTACAACTCCCGCGCTGTGCAAATCAAAATATGACATGACATGCGAGATTGGCATTAAAATCAATCCGATCAACTCCATCAGAGATTCTACAATCAGAGACGCTCTCAACAGGTTCCTTCCCAACGCGGAGGCCGGTGTCAAGCTCGGCTACACCTTCGCGTCCAAGACGGTCTCGATTACCGCGTATGGAAGCTTCCAAGCTGGACACATGGGGCGAAGACGCCagatgctcgccgccggcgacgcaccATTCTCCGAACTCTCCTCCGACGCGTATGCCGAGTGGGACGAACTCGAGCAGGAAGCCATTTATCAGGCTCACAAACGCAAGCTCTCGAGCTACTCTGGCGACAGGGAACTGTTATGGGGTAAGTggggcatcgccgcgtcggtcgagGGAACCGGTAGGTATACGATCCCGACGAAACAATTCAGTTTTGCAGTCAGCGTCTCGGGTGAGGTCTGCTTGTTCTTTTGCTTCGGTGTCTCGGCCTCGATTGACACGGCTTAG
- a CDS encoding predicted protein has protein sequence IDQVAVYFKSLIEEWERELESKPEDWVYSNAGKQSVANCRLCKQHMRPLFKRIKRRELPVDIERALFLIVKSMKERNYRKAADMYIGIAVGNAAWPIGVTSVGIHERSAREKIGAQTQAHAMHDEETRKYLQSIKRLITFAQRAYPTVPSLSLDFNS, from the coding sequence ATCGATCAGGTGGCGGTGTATTTCAAGTCCTTAATCGAGGAgtgggagcgcgagctggagTCCAAGCCCGAGGATTGGGTGTACTCCAACGCGGGGAAGCAGAGCGTGGCGAACTGCAGGCTGTGCAAGCAGCACATGCGGCCGCTGTTCAAGCGCATAaagcggcgcgagctcccGGTGgacatcgagcgcgcgctcttcCTCATCGTCAAGAGCATGAAGGAGAGAAACTACAGGAAAGCCGCGGACATGTACATCGGCATCGCGGTCGGGAACGCGGCGTGGCCCATCGGCGTCACGTCCGTCGGCATCCACgagcgctcggcgcgagAGAAGATCGGCGCGCAGACGCAGGCGCACGCGATGCACGACGAAGAGACTCGCAAGTACCTGCAAAGCATCAAGCGGCTCATCACCTTCGCGCAACGGGCGTACCCCACGGTCCCGTCCTTATCACTCGATTTCAACTCT